A window of Chryseobacterium viscerum contains these coding sequences:
- the tsaB gene encoding tRNA (adenosine(37)-N6)-threonylcarbamoyltransferase complex dimerization subunit type 1 TsaB produces the protein MKILYLETSSKNCSVAVSYNEKLLCVCEEVSENYKQSESLHTYVEWALEGAGIALKDIEAVSLGKGPGSYTGLRIGAASAKGFCYGLKVPLIAVNSLESMIEPFLDDNYDLIVPLIDARRMEVYTAVYDGSTGKELSETEAKILDETSFEEFRDKKVLFVGDGAKKAKEILNLPDAIFNENVYPSAQYLIRKTLEKIENKEFEDMAYFEPFYLKDFHGVKKKNP, from the coding sequence ATGAAAATTCTATATCTGGAAACATCATCCAAAAACTGTTCGGTAGCGGTATCATACAATGAAAAACTACTGTGCGTGTGTGAAGAGGTTTCCGAAAATTATAAACAGTCTGAAAGCCTTCATACCTATGTAGAATGGGCGTTGGAAGGAGCTGGTATTGCTCTTAAAGATATCGAAGCTGTTTCTTTGGGAAAAGGCCCCGGATCTTATACAGGGTTAAGGATTGGTGCAGCTTCTGCGAAAGGGTTCTGCTATGGCCTTAAAGTTCCTCTGATTGCTGTGAATTCTCTTGAAAGCATGATAGAGCCTTTTTTAGACGATAACTACGACTTGATAGTACCTTTGATTGACGCGAGGAGAATGGAGGTCTATACGGCCGTTTATGACGGTAGTACGGGAAAAGAACTATCTGAGACAGAAGCCAAGATTTTGGACGAAACTTCTTTTGAAGAATTCAGAGATAAAAAAGTATTGTTTGTAGGAGATGGGGCTAAGAAGGCAAAAGAGATCCTGAATCTTCCTGATGCTATTTTTAACGAGAATGTTTATCCTTCGGCACAATATCTTATCAGAAAGACATTGGAAAAAATAGAAAATAAAGAATTTGAAGACATGGCTTATTTTGAGCCTTTCTACCTCAAAGATTTCCATGGAGTAAAGAAAAAGAATCCGTAA
- a CDS encoding SDR family NAD(P)-dependent oxidoreductase, which translates to MKTVLITGATSGIGKATAELLAKQGNRIIICGRRREVLETVKSELSQYTEIFSLLFDVRNLEEVEAAINSLSENWKEIDVLINNAGNAHGLDPLSAGKTDDWDSMIDGNVKGLLYVSKMIIPIMKTKNLGHIVNISSVAARQTYANGVVYCATKKAVDVISEGMRLELTEFGIKVTNIQPGAVETDFSLVRFKGDSEKASTVYAGYDALKAEDIADAIAYCVNAPKHVTVSDMTIYPSAQAEPRTIYRK; encoded by the coding sequence ATGAAGACAGTATTAATCACCGGAGCTACTTCCGGTATAGGTAAAGCCACTGCAGAGCTTCTTGCAAAACAAGGAAACAGAATCATTATCTGCGGAAGAAGAAGGGAAGTATTGGAAACTGTAAAATCAGAGCTTTCTCAATATACCGAAATATTTAGTTTATTGTTTGATGTAAGGAATCTTGAAGAAGTGGAAGCCGCTATTAATTCGCTTTCTGAAAACTGGAAAGAGATTGATGTTCTGATCAATAATGCCGGAAACGCTCATGGATTAGATCCTCTTTCAGCTGGTAAGACCGATGACTGGGATTCTATGATTGACGGAAATGTGAAGGGACTGCTCTACGTTTCTAAAATGATCATCCCAATTATGAAAACTAAAAATTTAGGTCATATAGTAAACATCAGTTCTGTGGCAGCAAGACAGACTTACGCAAATGGGGTAGTGTACTGTGCAACGAAAAAAGCAGTAGACGTTATTTCAGAAGGAATGAGACTGGAGCTTACCGAATTTGGAATCAAAGTAACCAATATTCAGCCGGGAGCTGTAGAAACTGATTTCTCTTTGGTGAGATTTAAGGGTGACAGCGAGAAAGCTTCAACGGTATATGCAGGGTATGATGCCCTGAAAGCAGAAGATATTGCTGACGCTATTGCTTATTGTGTGAATGCTCCGAAACATGTTACCGTTTCAGATATGACCATCTATCCGAGTGCTCAGGCAGAACCGAGAACGATTTATAGAAAATAG
- a CDS encoding YraN family protein has product MADHNDFGILAEDLAVEHLKKNGYKILVRNFRFQKNEIDIIAEKDNLIIIVEVKARSTDAFMLPQEAVTKTKIKSIVSAANHYLEEFNKDSEVRFDIISVLPDENKNLKIDHIADAFHALDAN; this is encoded by the coding sequence ATGGCAGATCACAATGACTTCGGTATCTTAGCAGAAGATTTAGCAGTTGAACATTTGAAAAAAAATGGCTACAAAATCCTTGTCAGAAACTTTCGTTTTCAGAAAAATGAAATAGATATTATTGCTGAAAAAGATAATTTGATTATCATAGTGGAAGTGAAGGCAAGATCTACTGATGCCTTTATGCTCCCTCAGGAAGCTGTAACCAAAACAAAAATAAAATCAATTGTTTCTGCAGCCAATCATTATCTCGAAGAATTCAATAAAGATAGCGAAGTCAGATTTGATATTATCTCCGTTCTTCCTGATGAAAACAAAAACTTAAAGATTGACCACATAGCCGATGCTTTTCATGCATTGGATGCCAATTAA
- a CDS encoding PQQ-binding-like beta-propeller repeat protein produces MKFNLLFCFTLLACSISCSSSDDIDEAQTNNNPKNIMFIGGTNEYYAINSQNGQLKWAFSVPNGRFEYSTAFYNNNVLYVGCTDSYLYALDAGNGNLLWKFKAHEAIESSVYVSNNTVFFGSDDDDFYALNAATGELKWKYSTGFNVSSSPVVSGEIVYFASDDGYIYALNQSNGVLKWKYYAGGLFNSSSSSIVQNNLYIGNRNGNIYNINKSTGELNWKKQLGGSIERSSPTILDGYLYTTDENSLYKIDALTGNIVWQSYNSGNYSSSPFVNENYISVNSSSGNITVIDKQTGNTKWQKTIYSNSAEAVSTDGTVFIGGGGSNYVYAFSENDGTEKWRFPIKSITTSAPVIINKDGKLVYPSKSGGRD; encoded by the coding sequence ATGAAATTTAATTTACTTTTTTGTTTTACCTTATTAGCATGTTCAATCAGCTGCTCTTCATCTGATGATATCGATGAAGCTCAAACCAATAATAATCCGAAAAACATAATGTTTATTGGCGGAACCAATGAATATTATGCTATTAATTCTCAGAATGGACAATTAAAATGGGCGTTTTCAGTTCCTAATGGCCGTTTTGAATATAGTACTGCTTTTTATAATAATAACGTATTATATGTTGGTTGTACAGACAGTTACCTGTATGCATTGGATGCTGGTAATGGAAATTTATTATGGAAGTTTAAAGCGCATGAAGCAATAGAATCAAGTGTTTATGTTTCTAATAATACTGTTTTCTTTGGAAGTGATGACGATGATTTCTATGCACTAAATGCGGCAACCGGGGAATTAAAATGGAAATATTCTACCGGCTTTAATGTGAGTTCAAGTCCAGTAGTATCCGGGGAAATTGTATATTTCGCCAGTGATGATGGTTATATTTATGCCCTAAATCAGAGTAATGGAGTTCTCAAATGGAAATATTATGCAGGAGGCCTTTTTAATTCTTCTTCTTCTTCCATAGTACAGAATAACCTTTACATCGGAAATAGAAATGGTAATATTTATAATATTAACAAATCTACAGGTGAACTGAACTGGAAAAAACAACTTGGAGGCTCTATTGAGCGTTCTTCACCCACAATTTTAGATGGATACTTGTATACAACTGATGAAAATTCTTTATATAAAATAGATGCTTTAACAGGAAATATTGTTTGGCAATCTTATAATTCGGGTAACTATTCCAGCAGCCCATTTGTTAATGAAAATTACATTTCTGTAAATTCCAGTTCAGGAAATATTACTGTTATAGATAAACAGACAGGAAATACAAAGTGGCAGAAAACAATTTACTCCAATAGTGCAGAGGCTGTCTCTACAGACGGTACAGTTTTTATTGGCGGTGGTGGTTCAAACTATGTATATGCTTTTTCCGAAAACGATGGCACAGAAAAGTGGAGATTTCCAATCAAGTCAATCACCACTTCAGCTCCAGTAATTATTAATAAAGACGGGAAATTAGTTTATCCAAGTAAGTCCGGAGGTAGAGATTAA
- a CDS encoding S66 peptidase family protein: MKKIIFPKSLKKGDKIAVISPAGAVDASQMEKGIEMIKSRGFEPVLGEHLYTRFSNGYNYAGTEQERIKDINWALNDTEIKAIWASRGGYGCQHLIQHLKMKGFTENPKWYIGYSDNTVIQSYLLKKGFASIHGQTIKTSSFGVTNDSYDLIFDILKGKTPKYSLEPHQFNKEGNIEGELIGGNLALIYALLGTRYSFDFKDKILFIEDIGENFYALDRMIMTLELAGVFSKIKGLIVGGMTNMGDEKENKSYEESFDEFAYKLIADRISKYKFPVVFAFPNGHIKDNRPLIIGSEIKVKVDNKVKVEF; the protein is encoded by the coding sequence ATGAAAAAAATAATCTTTCCAAAGTCCCTTAAAAAAGGCGACAAAATAGCTGTTATTTCCCCTGCTGGAGCTGTAGATGCCTCTCAAATGGAAAAGGGAATAGAAATGATTAAAAGCAGAGGTTTTGAACCCGTTCTCGGAGAACACCTTTACACCAGATTTTCAAACGGATACAATTATGCCGGAACAGAACAGGAAAGAATAAAAGATATCAACTGGGCTTTAAATGATACAGAAATCAAGGCAATATGGGCTTCCAGAGGAGGTTATGGATGCCAGCACCTGATTCAGCACCTGAAAATGAAAGGTTTTACAGAAAATCCGAAATGGTATATCGGGTATTCTGATAACACGGTTATACAAAGCTATCTGTTGAAAAAAGGGTTTGCATCCATTCATGGGCAGACCATCAAAACATCAAGTTTCGGCGTTACTAATGACAGCTATGATCTGATCTTCGATATTTTAAAGGGAAAAACCCCAAAATACAGCCTTGAACCGCATCAATTTAATAAAGAAGGCAATATTGAAGGAGAACTGATTGGAGGGAATTTAGCCCTTATATACGCTCTTTTAGGAACCAGATATTCTTTTGACTTTAAAGACAAAATTTTGTTTATTGAAGATATCGGAGAAAACTTCTATGCACTGGACCGTATGATCATGACTCTTGAGCTTGCAGGAGTTTTCAGTAAGATCAAAGGACTTATCGTTGGTGGGATGACCAATATGGGTGACGAAAAAGAAAATAAAAGCTATGAAGAAAGCTTTGATGAGTTTGCCTATAAACTGATCGCTGACAGAATTTCAAAATATAAATTCCCTGTAGTATTTGCTTTCCCGAATGGGCATATTAAAGATAACCGTCCATTGATTATTGGAAGTGAAATTAAGGTAAAAGTTGATAATAAAGTAAAGGTAGAGTTTTAA
- a CDS encoding LysE family translocator → MLELVLSAIILGFMLSLVFIGPIFFLLIETSFSRGPKHALSLDLGVITADLLCIVAAYYASTDIVALIDKHPGFYRITSILIFIYGVVMLVTKTKMHLPGEEKIIGQNYIKTFFNGFFFNLLNVGVILFWLVTVISVRNQYPDTSSFILYIGIVLATYLSIDLAKIFLAKQFHDKLTQKLANQIRRVVGCILIIFSFFIFLQSFKKFNQFERQLEEAEKKEVKYQKTK, encoded by the coding sequence ATGCTAGAACTTGTACTATCGGCGATCATATTAGGATTCATGCTGAGCTTGGTTTTTATAGGACCTATATTCTTCCTGTTAATTGAAACCAGCTTTTCCAGAGGCCCAAAACATGCCTTATCATTGGATCTTGGAGTTATCACAGCAGATTTATTATGTATCGTAGCGGCATATTATGCCAGTACAGATATCGTAGCTTTAATTGATAAGCATCCTGGCTTCTACAGGATCACTTCCATTCTTATTTTTATTTACGGAGTCGTGATGCTGGTTACCAAAACCAAGATGCATTTGCCCGGCGAAGAAAAGATCATTGGCCAAAATTATATTAAGACATTTTTCAATGGTTTTTTCTTTAATCTTTTAAATGTTGGAGTCATCCTTTTCTGGCTGGTAACGGTAATTTCCGTAAGAAATCAATATCCGGACACCAGCAGTTTTATTTTATACATAGGGATCGTACTGGCCACTTACCTTTCAATAGATCTTGCCAAGATATTTCTTGCGAAGCAATTTCACGATAAATTAACACAAAAACTGGCCAACCAAATCAGAAGAGTTGTTGGCTGTATTCTTATTATTTTCAGTTTCTTTATCTTCCTGCAGAGTTTCAAAAAGTTCAATCAGTTTGAAAGACAGCTGGAAGAAGCAGAAAAGAAAGAAGTAAAATATCAAAAAACAAAATGA
- the rnr gene encoding ribonuclease R → MPKKRKYISHKNDLKMMEIGRLILRFMNANSSKIYNYKQIADGIDYKNPRQRELVIQALHKLQGSEKIKEVEKGKYIVNLKIAGTLTGTIDFNQSGNAYVSVEGLEDDVFVHAKNVKDALQGDKVLIITYHYKGKKLEGSVLEVLERTRTEFVGTFQKVAHKEFGFVVCDKKSINTDIFIPKGKFNNAEDGDKVIVKMTEWRPGDKNPEGEIIQVLGAPGEHETEIHSILAEYGLPYEFPSEVEADADKIDRSITDEEAAKRWDMRNICTFTIDPKDAKDFDDALSIRKLENGNWEIGVHIADVSHYVVPGTILDDEAYKRATSVYLVDRVVPMLPEVLSNDVCSLRPNEDKYTFSAVFELNEEAEIQKQWFGRTVIHSDRRFTYEEAQERIESGQGDLAEEINTLDRLAKIMRHERIRRGAITFDRSEVRFNLDENNEPIGVYFKISKDSNHLIEEFMLLANKKVSEYVSLSRKGEITNNTFIYRVHDDPDPAKLESLRDFVATFGYKMNLANTKKVAESLNKLLHDVKGKGEENMIETLAMRSMSKAVYSTEPIGHYGLGFEYYSHFTSPIRRYPDLLAHRLLQHYLDGGKSPNRGELEDKAKHCSAMERLAADAERDSIKFMQVKFMKKHLGETFKGVISGVAEFGFWVEIPENGAEGLIKLRDLVDDSYMYDAKTHAVYGIRHGNKYQLGDEVQIKVVKANLIQKQLDFQIVK, encoded by the coding sequence ATGCCAAAAAAAAGAAAATATATAAGTCATAAAAATGATTTAAAAATGATGGAGATCGGAAGACTGATCCTCCGTTTTATGAATGCGAATTCATCCAAAATTTATAATTATAAGCAGATTGCTGACGGGATAGATTACAAAAATCCAAGACAAAGAGAACTTGTCATTCAGGCTCTGCATAAACTTCAGGGCTCTGAAAAAATCAAAGAAGTAGAAAAAGGAAAATATATAGTGAACCTCAAAATTGCAGGAACGCTTACCGGAACTATTGACTTCAACCAAAGCGGAAATGCTTACGTAAGTGTGGAAGGATTGGAAGATGATGTGTTCGTTCACGCCAAAAATGTGAAGGATGCCCTGCAGGGAGATAAGGTTCTTATTATAACTTATCATTATAAAGGAAAGAAACTTGAAGGCTCTGTTCTGGAAGTTTTGGAGCGTACCAGAACTGAATTTGTAGGAACATTTCAGAAGGTAGCTCATAAAGAATTTGGGTTTGTTGTTTGTGATAAAAAATCAATCAATACAGATATCTTTATTCCAAAAGGAAAATTCAACAATGCTGAAGATGGAGATAAAGTAATCGTAAAAATGACAGAATGGAGACCGGGAGATAAAAATCCTGAAGGAGAAATTATCCAGGTGCTGGGTGCTCCGGGAGAACATGAAACGGAAATCCACTCTATCCTTGCAGAATATGGTCTGCCTTACGAGTTTCCATCAGAAGTGGAAGCAGATGCAGATAAAATAGACAGAAGTATTACGGACGAAGAAGCTGCAAAACGTTGGGATATGCGTAATATCTGTACATTTACGATTGACCCTAAAGATGCTAAGGATTTTGATGATGCACTATCCATAAGAAAACTGGAAAACGGAAACTGGGAAATCGGAGTTCACATTGCTGATGTATCTCATTATGTGGTTCCGGGAACTATTCTTGATGATGAAGCGTATAAGAGAGCTACTTCGGTATATCTTGTTGACAGAGTTGTTCCGATGCTGCCGGAAGTTTTGAGTAATGATGTTTGTTCCCTTCGTCCCAACGAAGATAAATATACTTTTTCAGCAGTTTTTGAACTGAATGAAGAGGCTGAAATTCAGAAACAGTGGTTTGGAAGAACAGTGATTCATTCAGACAGAAGATTTACTTATGAGGAAGCTCAGGAACGTATAGAAAGCGGCCAGGGAGATCTGGCGGAAGAGATCAATACGCTTGACAGGCTGGCAAAGATTATGCGTCATGAACGTATACGAAGAGGAGCTATTACTTTTGACAGAAGTGAAGTAAGATTCAATCTGGATGAAAATAATGAACCGATTGGAGTGTACTTTAAAATAAGTAAGGATTCCAATCACCTGATCGAAGAATTCATGCTACTGGCCAATAAAAAAGTATCTGAATATGTATCTCTAAGTAGAAAAGGTGAAATCACCAACAATACATTTATTTATAGGGTTCACGATGATCCGGATCCGGCAAAACTGGAATCTTTAAGAGATTTTGTGGCTACTTTCGGGTATAAAATGAATCTTGCGAATACCAAAAAGGTTGCAGAATCTTTGAATAAGCTTCTTCACGATGTAAAAGGAAAAGGCGAAGAGAATATGATTGAAACTCTTGCGATGAGAAGTATGAGCAAGGCAGTATATTCTACAGAACCGATTGGCCACTATGGTCTTGGTTTTGAATATTACAGCCACTTTACCTCTCCTATCCGCCGTTACCCGGATTTGCTTGCACACCGTCTTCTTCAGCATTATCTGGATGGAGGAAAATCTCCAAACAGAGGTGAACTTGAAGACAAAGCAAAACACTGCAGTGCGATGGAAAGACTGGCAGCAGATGCAGAAAGAGACTCTATCAAATTTATGCAGGTGAAATTCATGAAAAAACACTTGGGGGAAACTTTCAAAGGAGTGATTTCCGGAGTAGCAGAATTCGGTTTCTGGGTTGAAATTCCTGAAAACGGAGCTGAAGGATTAATCAAATTGAGAGACCTTGTAGATGACTCATACATGTATGATGCAAAAACCCATGCGGTATATGGAATAAGACACGGAAACAAATATCAGTTGGGAGATGAAGTTCAGATCAAAGTGGTAAAAGCCAACCTGATCCAGAAGCAGCTTGATTTCCAGATTGTAAAGTAA
- the rpiB gene encoding ribose 5-phosphate isomerase B, with product MKRKIAIAADHAGYEYKEIVKNYLSERFEVQDFGTFSTNSVDYPDFVHPAATSVENGENELGILICGSGNGVQITANKHQKIRCALCWMPEIATLARQHNDANMISMPARFISKELAIEIVDRFLSTDFEGGRHQNRVDKIAVC from the coding sequence ATGAAAAGAAAAATTGCTATCGCAGCGGACCATGCAGGCTATGAATATAAGGAGATTGTTAAGAACTACCTTTCAGAACGTTTTGAAGTTCAGGATTTTGGAACGTTTTCCACAAACAGTGTGGATTATCCAGACTTTGTACACCCTGCTGCAACTTCTGTTGAAAACGGGGAAAATGAGCTCGGAATTCTGATCTGTGGAAGCGGAAACGGAGTTCAGATCACTGCGAACAAACACCAGAAAATAAGATGTGCATTGTGCTGGATGCCGGAGATTGCAACACTGGCAAGACAGCATAATGATGCCAATATGATTTCAATGCCTGCAAGATTTATATCAAAGGAGTTGGCGATTGAGATTGTAGACAGATTTCTTTCAACAGACTTTGAAGGTGGAAGACACCAGAATAGAGTTGATAAAATTGCAGTTTGCTAA
- a CDS encoding phosphoglycerate kinase, whose protein sequence is MKTINDFNFKDKKALVRVDFNVPQDDQLKVTDNTRIVAVKPTVEKILNDGGSVILITHLGRPKGEVKDEFSLKHILAEVSAVLGQEVKFVDECIGEKAEKAAAELKPGEILLLENVRFHNEEEKGDAGFAEKLSKLGDAYVNDAFGTAHRAHASTAVIAQYFPSTKYFGLLMANELQAIDKVLKSGERPVTAILGGSKVSTKITIIENILPAVDNLIIGGGMAFTFIKALGGKIGNSLVEEDKLPLALEILGKAKEHKVKVYLPSDAIIAESFSNDVERKEADIYAIPEGWMGLDAGHKSRDQFNDVLLNSRTILWNGPIGVFEMSNFAGGTVALGESIAEATRLGAFSLVGGGDSVAFVKQFGYADQVSYVSTGGGAMLESLEGLELPGVAAINN, encoded by the coding sequence ATGAAAACAATCAATGATTTCAATTTTAAAGATAAGAAAGCTCTGGTAAGAGTGGACTTCAATGTTCCTCAGGACGATCAGCTGAAGGTGACAGACAATACGAGAATTGTTGCTGTGAAACCAACAGTGGAGAAGATCCTTAATGATGGTGGTTCGGTCATCTTAATAACACACCTTGGAAGACCTAAGGGTGAGGTTAAAGATGAATTTTCTCTTAAGCATATTCTTGCCGAAGTTTCTGCTGTTCTTGGACAGGAGGTTAAGTTTGTTGATGAATGCATTGGGGAAAAGGCAGAGAAAGCTGCTGCTGAACTGAAACCGGGGGAGATTTTATTACTGGAAAATGTACGTTTTCATAATGAAGAGGAAAAAGGAGATGCAGGTTTTGCTGAAAAGCTTTCTAAACTAGGAGATGCTTATGTAAATGATGCATTCGGGACTGCACATAGAGCTCATGCTTCTACAGCAGTGATTGCTCAATATTTCCCATCAACTAAATATTTCGGTTTGCTGATGGCTAATGAGCTTCAGGCGATCGATAAGGTATTAAAGAGTGGTGAGAGACCGGTTACGGCCATCCTTGGAGGATCTAAAGTTTCAACTAAAATTACCATTATAGAAAATATTCTTCCTGCAGTAGATAATCTTATTATAGGTGGAGGAATGGCATTTACATTTATTAAGGCTCTTGGAGGGAAAATTGGTAATTCTTTGGTAGAAGAAGACAAACTTCCTTTAGCTCTTGAGATTTTAGGGAAAGCTAAAGAACATAAAGTAAAAGTTTATCTTCCTTCTGATGCTATCATCGCTGAAAGTTTTAGTAATGATGTGGAAAGAAAAGAAGCTGACATCTACGCAATCCCTGAAGGATGGATGGGACTTGATGCTGGCCATAAATCCAGAGATCAGTTCAACGATGTGTTGTTAAATTCAAGAACTATTCTTTGGAATGGGCCGATAGGAGTTTTTGAAATGTCAAATTTTGCTGGTGGAACTGTTGCATTGGGCGAGAGCATTGCTGAGGCAACAAGATTAGGAGCTTTTTCTTTAGTTGGAGGAGGAGACAGTGTTGCATTTGTTAAGCAATTCGGATATGCTGATCAGGTAAGTTATGTTTCTACCGGTGGTGGAGCAATGCTTGAAAGTCTTGAAGGACTTGAATTACCAGGTGTAGCTGCAATCAATAATTAA
- a CDS encoding class I SAM-dependent methyltransferase has translation MKIKDHFLSQEIFEIKETETKGVFKTTPIPSNISRYYESENYISHHQDSGSLKEKLYKFLQSFNLQYKKNVLVDRIKKGSRVLDYGCGAGEFVKFIENDFETFGFEPDADARKAAQGKITKATILDNINTIEENSLDAITLWHVFEHIENQDEMLNIFNEKLKEKGILIIAVPNPTSYDAKHYKEYWAAYDVPRHIYHFSKNGMENLISKKSDWKMRKIKPLVLDSYYISMLSEKYKKSPLFWIKAVVYGTISNIKALFSNEFSSLIYIIEKR, from the coding sequence ATGAAAATAAAAGATCATTTTCTTTCACAGGAAATTTTTGAAATTAAAGAGACAGAAACGAAAGGGGTATTCAAGACCACCCCTATTCCATCCAATATTTCCAGATATTATGAAAGTGAAAATTATATTTCTCATCATCAGGATTCCGGAAGTCTGAAAGAAAAGCTTTATAAATTTCTTCAGTCATTCAATCTTCAATACAAAAAAAATGTATTAGTAGACAGAATAAAAAAAGGATCAAGAGTTCTTGATTATGGATGCGGTGCCGGAGAGTTTGTTAAATTTATAGAAAATGATTTTGAGACTTTCGGTTTTGAGCCTGATGCAGATGCAAGAAAAGCAGCACAAGGAAAAATAACGAAGGCTACTATATTGGATAATATCAATACAATTGAAGAAAACAGCTTAGATGCTATTACATTATGGCATGTGTTTGAACATATCGAGAATCAGGATGAAATGCTTAACATTTTTAACGAAAAATTAAAAGAAAAAGGAATTCTTATTATTGCTGTTCCCAACCCTACTTCATATGATGCAAAACATTATAAAGAATATTGGGCAGCTTATGATGTACCAAGACACATTTATCATTTTTCAAAAAACGGAATGGAAAACCTGATTTCAAAAAAATCAGACTGGAAAATGAGAAAAATCAAACCTTTAGTATTAGACTCTTATTACATCTCCATGTTGAGCGAAAAATACAAAAAATCACCCCTATTTTGGATAAAAGCAGTGGTCTACGGAACAATTTCGAACATAAAAGCGTTATTTTCAAACGAATTTTCAAGTTTGATATACATTATCGAAAAAAGATAG